The region AACATCACCTGTGTGGTGTTTCGCGTGGCGCAACAGCTGCTTCTGCAGACGAAACAAGCGCCCACATGAAGGGTGATCACACACATACTTCTTTTTTAGCAAGTGCTGGTATTTTATAtggtgctggaaaaaaaaaaggtgacagaAAAAGAGTCACCTTGTTAAAGATACAATAACACTGTTTAATCgtttaaataataatatcaaGCTTGAGAAAAACTCAGATTAAAATGGTGTGAAAGAATGCATCCGTTTTATTTTAATGGATAATATTCTAACTATAGTGCAGTGCAAAATTCCAGACAGTTTAgggttgtcatggttacagctGACAGGATGGCAGACCTGTAGGTAGCGCGGGTGGGCTAAGACAGTACCACAGCCTTCCATTTCACAGCGGACATACTGCACTGGGGGCTTTTTCCTATGAGGATAGAACAGAGGGAACTATATAATCATGATTCATCCAAATAACACTATAGCAATAGTAAATAACAAAGACATATACCTTCGCTTTGGCTGCCGAGGGGCTTTGTCATCTTTGTGCTGTCTACCTCgcctaaatgaaaacaaacagaagttaAGTGTGGATTTTGAATTGTTAATAAAACACCTACATCCCTCCTCTAATGTGTGCTGTGGTGATATCTGCTTGTGGGTTCAGTTTGGCATCTGCTACAAgaagttatttttatattttgtgcattaattgttgggttttttttccatgacaaaaacagtaCGTGCTCATTTGGATGGACAGAGAATTCAAAGattcagtcagtgtcagtcaaACTTGTGAATGTTGGCACTGGATTAGTTTGGTCTCACTATACAACAATAAAGTATTTAACAATATTAgatgaatcttttttttaattattacattgtcatgtttatactgttgtgtatattttttttatagccttatcttgtttttatcttgcccttacttgtatttatgtctttctatctttttcaatcacttatgctgctgcaacaatgtaaatttccccattgtgggactaataaaggattatcttatcttacctTATCTTGAATCAAGATATTCTGTATGATAAGTAGAAAATGAGCAGATCTGTACTGTTAACCTCCTTCATGCTGCACTGAGGTAACTCAGACAGAACACAGCCCTGCGTTAAGCCGACTCACGGGTTGCATTGATGTAGGTGTGTTTTTGGTAATTATCGGTCTGTACTTTGCTTACTTCCTGGTTGGCTCTGAGTTATCACCCACTTCATCCTCAATCTGCACACCCATCTCAGTtgattcttcttttttaatgctgtttccTTCTTTCACTTCTTCTGACTCCTCTTTTTTGACTTCTTTTCGTTGCAACATAGTGCGCCGCCTTGATTTTTCCCTGGAGAGTTACAAGATAAATCATG is a window of Lates calcarifer isolate ASB-BC8 unplaced genomic scaffold, TLL_Latcal_v3 _unitig_1829_quiver_1277, whole genome shotgun sequence DNA encoding:
- the LOC108890926 gene encoding E3 ubiquitin-protein ligase ZFP91-like, which codes for MEKSRRRTMLQRKEVKKEESEEVKEGNSIKKEESTEMGVQIEDEVGDNSEPTRKRGRQHKDDKAPRQPKRRKKPPVQYVRCEMEGCGTVLAHPRYLQHHIKYQHLLKKKYVCDHPSCGRLFRLQKQLLRHAKHHTDQRDYICEYCARAFKSSHNLAVHRMIHTGEKPI